gcggcttagtaaaagggccccttacaccTGCTACAAAAAAGATGTACATAAATACACATATGTAGTATGTAGAATACGCACTTACATTGCAAGTCCTCTTCACTCCACCCATATCCATGGGCATGCCTAAGAGCAGATCTTGTACAAAATAGGCACACTCTTTCTGTGCGACTACTTCTTACCCATGAATCCAGGCAGCAATTTTATTAAAGCTCTTTTCTGTGTGTGAAATAGGCTTTACATCTGGAAAAAGCTTTTTAACATGAACCCCGGGTGTTTAGCACTGTCAACTGGCTGTAATAATGGGGCATGACTTACTCTTTGCTGTAAGACTGAGGGTGTTTTTTTACTGATCACTGGCTGTGGTATCAGCAGTGACGGTGATTCATTTCATGGGGCTTCCATTTAAAACCCACCATTTTGTGGCTGAGCTTGGAAGGCATTTGATTTCAGAAAGTTTTGGGCAACGCCCTTCCCATCAAAGGACTTACAGTGGCtgaacagataaaaaaaaaaaaaaagaaaagaatggttggactgttttccccccccccctttttttttgataaAATATTTTGCAAGACAGAACACATCCATCAACTTCTTTCAGCTATGGGTTTCTGTCCCCTCTCCCACTGACACTCACTCTGTGCTCGATCAATGTATCCTCAAAACAGAATAGAGGACTCCACAGGTTCAAAACATTCCATCACTAGGGGAAAAATGACCTCAGACATTGCAAGACATTAATACGCAGCTGGGTTATTCATCACAAGTCCTGTCTTTAGTGACAGTTCAATCACTGgtccaaaaaaaaccctttataattttttataTGACATCAAAAAGTCCATTAATATGAAATTGTAGTGCAAAACTGTGCAAACTTCatatttttaaaaccatttattATCAGTTTGGAGAGGGTTAAACGATGTGGCACTTATCTTAAAAGAAGAATCCTGACAGGTGCCCGTTTTGTCTAAAATTGCTTCATCAGATGATCATCTTGAATTAACAGCTTGAAACATCACCACTCAAAACTCCATTCCCGCCTCAGGAGGAGGGAACCGAGTTTTGAGTGGTGATTTTTAAAGCTGTACTTTAAGAAGACCCTCTGACgcaattataaaaaaaattataaaggggtgATTGAACTGTCACTAAAGACAGGACTTGTGATGAATAACCCAGCTGCGTATTCATGTCTTGTGACGTCTGAGGTCCTTTTTCCCCTAGTGATTGAATGTTTTGAAACTGTTGAGTCCTCTATTCTGGTCTGAGTTGACACTACATTCAATAGTGGACTATTTTTGCCATTTTTTAATCAATGTTCTGAATGTATGTACTACCATCTCTGTCCTAAAGTAACCAACCTGTAGTAGCTATCCCTTTTGTGAAGTGACAGTAGAATTCCATTTGCATGTTCATTGAGTGAGTAGCTTTAAAGTTAAGCACTAATGACTCACAGATGAACCCCAACCTATAATCCAATGTGCCTATATAAGAGAAACTTAATCCAATAAAGAAGCATAATCCCAAACCCCActtcaattaaaaaatatataataacaatATCCCAATCTTCATGTGAAATAACACCTAGTTCCGCCAGGATTTTAATTATAATCCACATACAGATGTCCCACCGGACTCTTTTCAATCCTGATAGTTTGATCCAGTTCtaattttccctcatttcatttaTGGACATAGATACAAAGGAAGAGTCAAAACAGGAGGAGTGTCCAGGACTAATCTGGGTCACATGACCACCTTATCCAAAAGTAAAGCAAATCCATGGTTGAACTCCAACAGAGTCAAATCTTGCATTTCATCTGACAACATGTGGTAGAACCCTAATTTACAGAACACCCTCAACCACCCTCAACTACCAAAGGGACCTATACTAGCACCTGTTTTTTTTCACCCTGATCTTTCTCCGTTATTGCACAATGTAGTAATTTTGAGCAGACAAGGAATAGGGAAGACAGTGGAGAAAAGAGATAAAgcaaaggagggagggaagatgggtgCATTAAGGATCAATATTGGGTTTAATTAGGTAACCACTAAAGGTGATATAAATGTCCACATCGTCGCTGTAGATGGCATTCTCACGCTCACGCTTGTACAGGCGCACCCATATTTCATCATTCTCCTGCAGCTCCAGCATCAGGCTCTGGCTTTGCATGATGCTTCGGTCACTGGGCTGGGCATAGAGGATCACTTTTTCCTGGTCGTTACACATGATATGCATATAGGTCTCTTTGAAGTTCCAAGTATGGATGTTGAGGCTGAAGAAGTAGATTCCAGGCACATAGCAGTAGAACTTTCCCTTGAACATGTTGAAATGGCCAAATAGATTCACAAAGACTGTGTCAAAAACAAGGGTCTGGTAGTACTCACTGCTGTGAAGAGCCTTTTTACGCCCCACAGAGAATGCAccataatgctgcttgcaagggTCTCCTGGAATGCCCATCTGACCCTTAATTCCTTTAGGTCCCTGAGGACCTCGCTGGCCTGGTGGACCTTCTTTGCCCAATTTTCCAGGGATTCCtctttctcctctgtcccctttgTCCCCTATGGAAGAAAAATAATATTGTCCATTATTGGAAATCTAACTATTAATTGTCTGCTGATGTTAAGAGGTTTTTCATTTTCAGTTCATCTCTGTAAACTCATGATCATCGTATATTTGCCTTAATACTTTGAGGAAAAAGCTCCAGACATGTAACTCACATTCACTTTCATTTTGATCTCCAGTTTTCTAGACACTGTATTCATCAAGGTCGCTTTCAACACCACAGGggaggactgaccatttgggcaaccggacagtgcctgagggcccataGGCTCTAAGGGGCTCAGAGGCTCTGCCTCGTTGCCCACCACCAGACACTACAGCCCCCATGgggcactggtggtctagtggccgctgACGCTATTCACCCTGGTTGCACCGCTGTGtttataaaatggctgctgagactaccgtgggaagtctcggcagtcattttgtAAACACAATGTCGTGCCAGGCAGAGTAGAGGCAgcgggtgggcaggaaagagggatttATTTCCAGCCCCCGAAGAAGtcacagccactagaccaccagggcccttcaaggtgaggggtgggggggacagCAGCAcacagtgggagggaggcagcacagtgagggtgggggcactggtggtggcagcagcagtatggcgtggggggggggggggaggcctagAGTAGTCTCAGTGCCTGAgagcccagagtactctcagtctgGCTCTGTAACACCATATATAATTAGGGCTTATGATCCTAGGTATTTATCATTTGGAATTGTAGAGATGTATTTTTGAGGCAAGTAGGTGCTCTCCCTGGATCAGAAAAATAAGGGGTACatattcagtatttttttttacctctgctGGCACTATCCCTGGATAAGGGGCCATCTCCgggcttcagcactgaatatccaggcacttGCATCCAGCTCATATTTATGAGCTTAAGTACaatttcagcacttaactgcataaagatagaaatgcattttatgcggtcctatttatgtggttaccttataTGGTTtagcagcagtgctttttttgtagaaaaaaaggtaccggtactcattacgggtggggtcaccatctatggctccacccctatggtagccacacccacagtagccacaccccttatatcagccgtggcgcatataagcagtatcattaaaaatactattggagcaaaaaataacttgtgattttttttcattataaataatttctataagctgttacagctctagtatacccagtgcaaaataagacagcagatgtaaattctcaaattggacatcttcaaaacactaaaatgaaaataaaatgatttttttctacctttgtggttttTCTTAacttgttggtcccagtctctgattctgaggctctttatctgatcccttaactccgtttccagggcttcctttccatttatttctttactttcctccttcatttcttgccctatatctataggtaaaagctgggtcctctgcggacttgactggaggaggtatagagtggatccagcttttgtctatcatccatgtgcagattctctcctcttttccctttccctcaccttatcagtatgcatctccttcctctctccatcacgtccagcatttttcctctccccctccatccatgcccagcatttctcctctctcctcccctccatccatgttcatctcacttcttctctcttccctctcctccatccatgtccagcatttcaactctctctcctcccctccatccatgtccaaaatttctcctctcctctaaatccatgtgcatctcctcctctgtcttccctcccctccatccatgtccagcatttctcctctccccctccacttcatccatgtgcatctacgtcctctgtcttccctcccctccatccttgtccagtatttctcctctctcccttcccctccaacagtgtacatctctttccttccctccaacatttctcctctcttccctgtcctccactccatccatatccagcatttctcctctctcccctccatccatgtgcatctccttcctgtcttccctccactccatccatgtccagcatttctcctgcccttccctccatctatccatgtccagaaactctgctctctcccctgccctctcttcccatccatgtccagattctcctctgccctcccatctgtgtccagcaattctcctctctcccctgccacccatgtccagcgattctcctctgccctcccctcccatctatgtccagcgatttctcctctctccccttccatctcctcccctccatgtccagcgattcttctttgccccctatcctcccctccatgtccagtaactcgccctaggcctccacctgcccccccttttaaGCCTCCATCGAGTTCCAGTGCCCCAGCCCCATCTGCCCGCCCTTAGCTTCCCAATAGCCACACCCCCGCaacgcgtttaaatcttttatttttttacgtGAAGTCGCAGCGCCAGCAttagtgagaggaccaggctcgcctcctcctgccttccctttgTTCCTGCCTTCCTGtgatgtagtttcctgtttccacgagggcgggacactgaaagggaatgaagggaaggcaggaggaagcgagcctggtcctctcactaaTGCCGGCGCTGCAACttcatgtaaaaataaataaataaaagatttaaacgcgttgtggggggggtggggctgtCAGGAAggtaagggcgggcaggtggggctggggcgctGAAACTTGATGGGGGCTTAAAAGGGGCGTCGCAGGTGGCAGGAACGgaaagcagggctggggagctaagggcgggtaGGTGAGCCTAGGAAAAAGAGGTGCAGGTATgctgtaccggtgcgtaccggcacaaaaaaagcactgtttagCATTGAATGTCGGCACAACCACATAGGTGATTACTCTGCCCCCAGGTAGCTCACAAATTAGCCAGTTTCAGCTTAggtgctaactgcaaatatttagtggcactaaccaattaagtgccactgaatatccatggttagccccaaacaagtgattttaatggacaggagcctctcttggcagtttaaattgctttgaatatcaatccctaaGGGTTTATTAGTGTATCTGcatcatgaaaaaaaattttttgtggaTTTTATTCAATAATCCCAAACCCAATTTTCAGTGTCAGTCCTATGTTGCAGTACTAGCCCTTCTTCTCCCAGCACCAGCATTAGGTCCATTTTCAAGCTCCAGCCTTAGCATCACACCCTTCTCTCAGCCCAATTACAGTACCAGCCCCCTTTTTTCAAGCCTTACTAATAGCATCATCCCTCTTATCCAAACACCAGTCTTAGCCCCTCTTTTTCTAATCGCGCCACACCCCCCATTTTCTAGCCCAGTAACAGCCCCAGCATTAGGCTCCCTTTGCCCATTCCCAGCAAAAGCATCACTTCACTCTTCTCTAGACCCCAGCAACGGTATCAGTCCCCCCTTCTCCAAGATCCCCTTCTTTCAGCTACAGTCTCCTTTCCAACCCCAGCATCAGCCTCCCTTTGTCCCAGCTCCAGCCCTCTATCTGGCACAAAGAGGTGAGATCTTGCATCTTTGCTCCCACAGCTCTGTGCTTCTTGGCCGACTCTACAATGGTTTAAAATTTGAGAATAGACCTTTTTGTAATCTCACGAGCAACAGGAAGTGGCAATTCTTGTATATGAAACCCTATTGAGCGCCAGCAAAGAAATAGAGGGCAGCAGAAGTAAAAATGTGATTTCCCACCATAGGAAATGGGACACCACTCCAATAATGTCATTCAGCTGCAGCTTCAAGCTAGATCTATTTTCTATAGTTCATTTCCAAGGATGAACAATGGTTCTCCCAAGTCTAGCtggcaaataattttttttatgaaCTTTTTCCccaagaacttgtccaatctTTTTTGAAACCCACTATTTTGGTCACTTTAACCACATGTTTCAGCAACAGATTCCTCAAGTTTAATTATgtgctgcattaaaaaaaaaaaaaaaagaccccccccccccaaatttctacTATTTGTTTTCAATCCGCTAGTCATTAGTTTCATGAAATGTCCTCTTCCTTTCTGCTGTTTGAGAGGTTAAACAACTGTTCTGTATTTAACCATTCACCCTCACCCATGATTGATCTgctatcatatcccttctcagtTCTCTTTTTAACAATGCTGAACAGCCGTAAACTATCCTTTCTTCATAAAGAAAATATTCCATTCCCTTTACTATTTTTCTCACCCTTCGCTAAACCTTTTTCAGTTTGGTTctatcctttctgagatggggtgaccaaagctgcacacaatactcaaggtgcaaatGTACCAGGAActcatacaaaggcattatttttAGTTAGCTCTTTCTCTATGGAATGGGCTTCCAAGAGTTATTAGATCagaagcaaattaaaaaaaaaaaattaaggtggtgttggaaacttttttttttctgcatggccTTTGACATCCTGATGGAGGGTGAGGGGAGAATCTAAGGTGAGTCTGCAAACTATGATCCAGCAGTTACAGTAAATATATTACAAAACTAGTGCCTAGGGCCCTCTATTGAGGCTGAAGGAGTgataaactttatttatttttagagtgTCTTTTTTCTGTATGAATGTGACAAGTTtttcttcttattatttttatggagttctttATTGACTTTTATGTATTTAGCTCTGTAAAGCACCATGATCTTGTCCaatcaggcagtatatcaaattttaaacaaACATAACTataataatattctcagttttcttTGCCATTCCTTTTCAGAGTAGACAATCCttaatattttatttgcttttgctCCAAGCATGGCACACCGGACTGAACATTTCAATGCATTATCCACAATGACTTCAAGCTCTTTGTCTTGGGTTGCAATTCCTAATTTAGAAGCATTTTATTCCTATAATTGAGCTTATTTTTCCTTCTGTGCTTCATCCTGCTCTTGCCCATATAAAATTTCTTCTGCATTTAGATGCCCAGGTTTCCTGGTCtcacaagatccttctgcaaatcCTCACAGTCCTTAGCCATTTTAATCCTTTATAAACTGTTGTTGAGAAGCAATGGCTTTGTAAGTAGGGCTGCTCAGAAAGTAAAAAGTGGCAAACACAGCTTTAGAAGTGAGAGGAGATATAAACAGTCCCTGCTCTGTTGAACAGGGACACTGGTCTTAAGTGTCATCATCTACTGTATTTCTGTGTACAGTATAGTTACTTGTGTACAGATATTCATGGGAGCTATGTGTTGGCCAAAACATAGCTCCTTTGTCCATAGATTTTCAAAATTAATTTGAATAGTATTGGGTTGCTTGAatcactaaggagtccttttactatgctgtggtaagGCTACCGCGACATTTTGAACCAGCATAGCCCCAGGGCAAAAGTGAAGAAGGAGTTTCACTCCTATCTTGGGTTACCAGAGTACAAAAGGTCTGTGCTGGGTAGGGAATCAGATCAGTGGTGCTAGATTGGATGGGGGACCTTGATCAGTGATGATTTGGGGGTACACTGGTTGGGGAGGGTGAGGTTAtactgcttcttttttttaattattatttgggCACGGCATGGGAGCACCCAATTCATCTGCCAAAGCATGTAATGCAGTGCCAATGTGGTAGCTGTCTGTTACCACGTTGCCTTTACACATACTACACTTTATAAAACATGCCCCTTAATTCTACCATAATTGCATTttgaaattttttatttattttagttttgcTTGGCTAACTAAATTCTATAATCATTATATCCCATGTTCCTGGCCCTCTTAAGGCATGCACATGCCTTAATATGTAGACATATTATATAGGGCAGAGCTGACGTTAGAATATCTTCAGGGGGTAGTCCCTTGAGACAGCTTGGTCTcgggcgaaacatatgtcgggcATTTGACCCCCTGAGTCTGAAGATTGATGGACTTTAAAAGCTAAGCCGAAAGCTAagtcaatttaaaaattaaaaattataaataaaagttTTGAACTACTTTATAGTAGACCGATGAAGATGATTGATGTTGTCTAACGTTGCCATTACAATAAATATGATGGcaacggacatcgctgaggtcatttAAATCATTAAATCATCAAGTGATAGTAGTTTGTAAGCAGTGTATTGGTGCTAGTTGGATATACTGGAATTACTACTTGGGATTGCATGTTTGTTTTCCAACAATCTACCATAAAATAATAGCCATTGGTGTGAGTTAATATGTAGACAGGCAGACCCACAGCACTAGCCAACATCCAAGAAAGACTCTGTTTTCTGCATTTCAACAAATTTTTGCAAGATAAACACATAGGTGGCAGAGgcttagccaggttttgacatcagggggagcagacttttgtaaataggcgccagtgcaaggctgaaaggccaggagagaggggagggctaAAATCCTTATAGGCATACGCAGTtggtgactcagctgtttggggaggctaaggtggGGTAGAGTGGGCCTAGGATGGGGTTGGGGCAGGGCTAGCTAAAATCCTTATAGTGGGGGTAGCACCCATGTCAGTAGTAAAGGAACAGCGGGGGCACCTTTGAACACAGCAGTGAAAGACCCCTTCACTGTGTCTCTGATGCAACTGCACCAGCTATTTCCCCCTAGTATCTcattgggagaggaggggaaagagagacctGTGAGGGGAGTAGGTCCAGCAGCAGAATAGATAGGTGCCTCTAGCAGTAGGAGAGGTAGGCGCAATTTTTATATGTTTAGGGGAGTGGCAGCTTCCCTTGcgctcccctcccccagctatgcctctgataggtgggaattctataacatggtgcataAATTAAGGCTCCACAAAACAGTGCACTTAATGCCAATTCTACAACGGTATTAGGGCATGCTGaacttactacttatcatttctatagcgctactagacgtacgcagcgctgtacacttgaacatgacgagacagtccctgctcgacagagcttacaatctaattaggacagacaaacaggacaaacaagagatgagggaatattaaagtgaggatgataaaaataagggttctgaacaagtgaataagggttaggagttaaaagcagcattaaaaggtGGGCAttcagcttagatttgaagacggccagagatggagcttgatgtaccagctcaggaagtctattccaggcatatagtgcagcaagataaaaggaatggagtctggagttagcagtggaggagaagggtgcagataagagagatttacccagtgaacggcgttcccagggaggagtgtagggagagatgagagtggagaggtattgaggagctgcagagtgaatgcacttataagtcaataagaggagtttgaactgtatgtgaaaacagatagggagccagtgaagtgacttgcggagagggctaatataaggATAGGGACACTGACTGAATATAACttgtgtagcagaattttgaacagattaaaggggagatagatggctaagtgggagacctgtgagaagcaagttgcaatagtctaagcaagaggtggtaagagcgtggatgagggttctggtagtgtgctcagaaaggaaagggcaaattttgctgatattataaagaaatgacaggttttagcagtctgctgaatatgtgcagagaaggagaaggaggagtcgaagatgaccccaaggtaatGGATTATTAGCACAAATTTGgcgccaaaatttaggtgcaaacTCTTAAACCATGTCAATGGCAAGCGTAAGTTGGTGCACTTATGTGTGTCTTTCAATGCATGCAACTGATAgtgttctataagttgtgcacattGTTAGGCAGAACGGCAATGACATGCACATCTCTGCTCACAGATACAGCCCACTTGCGATAATATGCTAAGTAACATACACGccaagtttacagaatagcgcctatCACTTGTGCACATAACTACAAATTTATGGCACCAATCAAATGCTTAAGTGCAGCTATTCTATACACTTGGTGCACAAATTGGCATCTTATAAtagccccttaattctataaaaattgtcaAAAATTGCTCGCACAAATatgggcacgtgcccaatttgtgcacacaatttaattggataatgagctttttaacaagcaattattggtactaaatgGATTTAGTTGGAACTTagacgtgtaaatttaggcacccatgcctaaattttacatgtaaaaaaaagggggggtgcagaaatgggaaggtcataaGCAGAacgggggtgttcctagcattgtAAGTAGTAAGTAGGATGGGAATCTGCCCACGCTGGGAGAAACGGCTAGGAGCACCAGGCTGGAAGA
This genomic interval from Microcaecilia unicolor chromosome 1, aMicUni1.1, whole genome shotgun sequence contains the following:
- the C1QTNF6 gene encoding complement C1q tumor necrosis factor-related protein 6 isoform X2, which codes for MVTATLLAYLSLLFLPIFVIGAPSNEPSTEEPPMTSGSCRWCCDPVEPPAPTTEDQTTTGHHPLPYLVPEVRPYINITILKGDKGDRGERGIPGKLGKEGPPGQRGPQGPKGIKGQMGIPGDPCKQHYGAFSVGRKKALHSSEYYQTLVFDTVFVNLFGHFNMFKGKFYCYVPGIYFFSLNIHTWNFKETYMHIMCNDQEKVILYAQPSDRSIMQSQSLMLELQENDEIWVRLYKRERENAIYSDDVDIYITFSGYLIKPNIDP
- the C1QTNF6 gene encoding complement C1q tumor necrosis factor-related protein 6 isoform X1, which translates into the protein MDTQGFARVTMVTATLLAYLSLLFLPIFVIGAPSNEPSTEEPPMTSGSCRWCCDPVEPPAPTTEDQTTTGHHPLPYLVPEVRPYINITILKGDKGDRGERGIPGKLGKEGPPGQRGPQGPKGIKGQMGIPGDPCKQHYGAFSVGRKKALHSSEYYQTLVFDTVFVNLFGHFNMFKGKFYCYVPGIYFFSLNIHTWNFKETYMHIMCNDQEKVILYAQPSDRSIMQSQSLMLELQENDEIWVRLYKRERENAIYSDDVDIYITFSGYLIKPNIDP